In one Haemophilus parainfluenzae genomic region, the following are encoded:
- a CDS encoding YqaA family protein: MWDIFSFSFWADFWQTHGLWLMFFSAFLSATILPGNSEIVFVSLAVPKVLVGSLLSADIFWLVFLATAGNTLGSLTTYWIGRWFPKIDSKNDRTLWAINKIQRYGAITLLLSWLPIIGDVFCAVAGWLRLNWLSCLIFMTIGKGLRYIALLFFSLPFVS; encoded by the coding sequence ATGTGGGATATTTTCTCTTTCAGCTTTTGGGCTGATTTTTGGCAAACCCATGGTTTGTGGTTGATGTTTTTCAGCGCGTTCTTAAGTGCCACCATCTTGCCGGGCAATTCAGAAATTGTGTTTGTCTCCCTTGCTGTGCCAAAAGTATTGGTCGGGTCATTATTAAGTGCGGATATTTTTTGGCTTGTTTTTCTGGCAACCGCAGGCAATACACTTGGCAGCCTCACCACTTACTGGATTGGTCGATGGTTTCCGAAAATTGACAGCAAAAATGACCGCACTTTATGGGCAATAAACAAAATACAACGCTATGGTGCCATCACTCTATTATTGAGCTGGTTGCCTATTATCGGGGATGTATTTTGCGCGGTAGCCGGTTGGCTTCGATTGAATTGGCTAAGTTGTTTGATTTTTATGACGATTGGAAAAGGACTGCGTTATATTGCGTTACTCTTTTTCAGTTTACCTTTCGTGTCATAG
- the luxS gene encoding S-ribosylhomocysteine lyase, translating into MPLLDSFKVDHTRMNAPAVRVAKTMRTPKGDNITVFDLRFCIPNKEILPPKGIHTLEHLFAGFMRDHLNNDSVEIIDISPMGCRTGFYMSLIGTPNEQQVADAWLASMKDILTVQDQNQIPELNEYQCGTYTEHSLEEAHEIAKNVIARGVGINKNDDLALDESFLK; encoded by the coding sequence ATGCCATTACTCGACAGTTTTAAAGTGGATCACACCCGTATGAACGCACCTGCCGTGCGTGTTGCCAAAACGATGCGTACCCCAAAGGGCGATAACATCACCGTTTTTGATCTCCGTTTTTGCATTCCAAACAAAGAAATTCTCCCACCAAAAGGGATTCACACCCTTGAGCATTTATTTGCGGGCTTCATGCGTGACCATTTAAACAATGACAGCGTAGAAATCATCGATATTTCCCCAATGGGCTGTCGCACAGGTTTTTACATGTCATTAATCGGCACACCAAACGAGCAGCAAGTGGCTGATGCATGGTTAGCTTCCATGAAAGATATCTTAACCGTGCAAGATCAAAACCAAATTCCTGAATTAAACGAATACCAATGTGGAACTTACACCGAGCATTCTTTAGAAGAAGCGCATGAAATTGCTAAAAATGTGATTGCTCGCGGTGTAGGGATTAATAAAAATGACGATTTAGCGCTTGATGAATCTTTCTTAAAATAA
- the ppx gene encoding exopolyphosphatase — MHNDKQLAQLVEPHHRGEAREIAAIDLGSNSFHMIVARIINGSIQVLSRLKQKVRLADGLDEHNVLSQEAIERGVNCLALFAERLQGFAPEDVNVVGTYTLRRAVNNDEFLRQAAAVFPYPINIISGQTEAKTIYAGVCHTQPESGRKLVIDIGGGSTEMIIGDDFTPLVAESRHMGCVSFAKKFFPNGEISKENFEQARQSAVNKIEDLSWEYRKLGWQSVLGSSGTIKTVYQVITATLDPNGIITAERLQNLIERTLQASHFEELNIAGLNPDRVDVFVPGLAILSAVFDVFGLENMRYSDGALREGVIYSLEKNFQVSDIRTRTALGLAEQFNLDLVQADRVANSAKTLIDQYTHWQKPHLADEMKNLLIWAARLLEVGIVINHRNVQKHSAYILQNMELPGFDREQQRLLVNLVRYHTGAFKNNDLPIFARYADEDVLVLLLLLRISVILNKSRQATDSTDKINLRIDRSLQTWELTFEKHYLDNNPLVWNDLRLESNLLKDLELSLIFN; from the coding sequence ATGCATAACGACAAGCAACTGGCTCAACTCGTAGAACCTCATCACCGAGGTGAGGCCCGGGAGATTGCCGCCATTGATTTAGGCTCAAACAGCTTCCACATGATTGTGGCGCGCATTATCAATGGCTCGATTCAGGTGCTGTCTCGTTTAAAACAAAAAGTGAGGCTCGCCGACGGCTTAGACGAGCACAATGTATTAAGCCAAGAAGCCATTGAGCGCGGTGTAAATTGCCTTGCACTTTTTGCTGAACGCTTACAAGGCTTTGCGCCAGAAGATGTGAATGTGGTGGGTACTTATACCTTACGAAGAGCGGTCAATAATGACGAATTTTTACGTCAGGCTGCCGCTGTCTTTCCTTATCCAATTAATATCATCAGCGGTCAAACAGAAGCCAAAACCATTTATGCGGGTGTTTGCCACACTCAACCTGAAAGCGGACGTAAACTGGTCATCGATATTGGTGGTGGCTCGACCGAAATGATCATCGGTGATGATTTCACCCCCTTAGTGGCAGAAAGTCGTCATATGGGTTGTGTGAGCTTTGCCAAAAAATTCTTCCCGAATGGCGAAATTTCAAAAGAAAACTTCGAGCAAGCTCGCCAAAGTGCGGTCAATAAAATTGAAGATTTAAGCTGGGAATATCGCAAGCTCGGGTGGCAATCAGTGTTAGGCTCATCGGGCACCATCAAAACCGTCTATCAAGTGATTACCGCAACCCTTGATCCTAACGGCATCATCACGGCTGAACGCTTACAAAATTTAATCGAGCGAACCTTACAAGCTTCCCATTTTGAAGAGCTCAATATTGCAGGATTAAACCCTGATCGCGTGGATGTATTTGTGCCAGGATTAGCCATTTTAAGCGCAGTTTTTGACGTTTTTGGCTTAGAAAATATGCGCTATTCTGACGGCGCTTTGCGTGAAGGGGTGATTTACAGCTTAGAAAAAAACTTCCAAGTTTCAGACATCCGTACACGTACTGCATTAGGACTTGCCGAACAATTTAACTTAGATTTAGTGCAAGCCGATCGCGTGGCCAATAGTGCGAAAACCTTAATTGACCAATACACCCATTGGCAAAAACCGCATCTTGCTGATGAAATGAAAAACCTGCTGATTTGGGCAGCGCGTTTATTGGAAGTTGGCATTGTCATAAATCATCGCAATGTGCAAAAACATTCCGCTTATATTCTGCAGAATATGGAATTACCGGGTTTTGATCGTGAACAACAACGCTTATTGGTAAATTTAGTTCGTTATCACACGGGTGCATTTAAAAATAATGATTTACCGATTTTTGCTCGTTATGCGGATGAAGATGTCCTTGTTTTACTGCTTCTTTTACGCATTTCGGTAATTTTAAATAAATCTCGTCAAGCGACAGACAGCACCGACAAAATTAATCTCAGAATTGACCGCTCTTTGCAGACTTGGGAACTGACTTTTGAGAAACATTACTTGGATAATAATCCGTTAGTATGGAATGATTTGCGCTTAGAAAGCAATTTACTCAAAGATTTAGAACTCAGTTTGATTTTTAACTGA
- a CDS encoding beta-phosphoglucomutase family hydrolase, producing MIDNRLFEKYDGLIFDMDGTLIDTMPVHARAWNMVGEQFGYRFNSQIMYDLGGATVSTIASAIMQDAGMPQERLNEVIQAKRKLSYELIPTESKLLPTFDVVRHYYQQKPIALGSGSNRQIIDMLMQKLDIKHYFNAIVSADDVKEHKPHPETFLRCAELAKAEPSRCIVFEDADLGVKAGLNAGMDVFDVRTREIIRA from the coding sequence ATGATAGATAACAGACTTTTTGAAAAATATGACGGCCTTATTTTTGATATGGATGGCACTTTAATCGACACCATGCCAGTACACGCCCGTGCGTGGAACATGGTGGGGGAACAATTTGGTTATCGTTTTAACAGCCAAATTATGTATGATTTAGGTGGCGCAACTGTGAGCACTATCGCCTCTGCCATTATGCAAGATGCCGGTATGCCACAAGAACGTTTAAATGAAGTGATACAAGCAAAACGCAAACTTTCCTATGAATTGATTCCAACAGAATCAAAATTACTCCCAACCTTTGATGTGGTGCGTCATTACTATCAACAAAAGCCAATTGCGCTTGGCTCTGGTTCAAACCGCCAAATCATTGATATGTTGATGCAAAAATTAGATATCAAACATTACTTTAACGCCATTGTCAGTGCTGATGATGTGAAAGAACATAAACCGCATCCAGAAACCTTTTTACGCTGCGCAGAACTGGCAAAAGCCGAACCATCACGTTGCATCGTCTTTGAAGATGCCGATCTCGGCGTAAAAGCAGGATTAAATGCAGGGATGGATGTGTTTGATGTCAGAACGCGTGAGATTATTAGAGCCTAA